The DNA segment GGGGTTCCTGGGATGGGCTTGATGATTTGTATACAAATGATAACGATGCGAACCTGAATCTAAGAGAGTTGTTTGTAACACCTTCTGATGTTGATTTTGTAATTCCATTTCCTGAAGTCGACTTGTCGTTGAATCCGGGATTAATGGATGATCCAGTTGACTTTGACTTTGGTTCTATTGGCTATAATTAGCATTACACAAAGATGGATATGAGGTGGTCGTGGAAGAGTGTTTATGTTGTTGAAATGTAGGGTGGTGAGTGCATTTTTTTTGACCATTACAGATAACCTTAATAAGTAAATTATAAATTCATGAAAACTATCAGAAACTTAAATATATGTGGAACACATATCTTGCTGTTGATCTTTGCGATGGCATTTATGTTCCAATCATGTGAGGAATATCCTCATGAGTATGAAGTGGCAGGCGGTGTACCTAAGATAGATTACATTAGGATAACCACGCCAGAAAAATCCGATTCTTTAATAATAAGTGCTTCTCTAAATAGTACGATAACTATTATTGGAGAGAACTTAAGAAGTATTACCGAGATGTGGTTTAATGATAAAAAAGCCTATTTGAATACGAGTTTTATCACTTCAAATGCACTGATTGTTAATATTCCTAACGAGATTCCGGGTGTTGTGTCAGATAAAATATACATGGTGGCTGGTAAAGATACGCTCACCTATGATTTTAATGTGGTTGTTCCCCCTCCAGCTCCCAAGTCGATGCTTTGCGAATTTGTGGAAGATGGGGATGAGGCGGTTATTTATGGAAATTATTTTATTGATGACATGAATGTGCCTTTGCAGGTAATCTTTCCTGGAGAAGTGGAAGGAGAAGTGATTAGTGTAAGTGATGATTTTGATGAAATAATTGTTAAAGTGCCTGTAGGGGCAGCTGTCGGTCAAATTACCGTAAAAAGTATTTACGGATCTACGCGTTCTTCTTTCTTTTTTCGTGATGATAGAAACTACATCCTCGATTGGGACAATCTGGATGCAGCAGGAGGCTGGCGATCCGGTGTGATTGCAAGTACAGAACCGACTGGTATTAGTGGAAATTATGTTCGTTTTCATGGTGATATGACGGGCGCTGTTGGTGAAACATGGAACGAAGATGCTCATAGCTTTAATCTTTGGAATGCTTCTAATGGGAGAAGTGATGAACCTTTTTATGAGGGTGATCTGAGTGCAGCAGTACTTAAATTTGAATGTTATGTGGTGGAAGAATGGAAGGCGAGTGCATTGCAAATGATATTTACACCTTATAGCGTTAGTGCTACAAATAGCTATATCGCAGATGGAATGACCCCTCGTGGATTGTGGATACCTTGGGCTTCGTCAGGTAGCTACCGAACCGAAGGGTGGACTACTGTAACCATCCCCATGTCTGAATTCCATTATTATCATGACGGTACCGATGCTGGTTCAGCAATAACGAATGATATGTTAGGAGGTCTTACTTTCTTTGTTTGGAATGGAGGAGTGGAAGGTGAAGATTGTAGCGTTCATATGTGTATCGATAATATACGTATTGTACCTATGTAATTCTTAGATGCATGATCATTTAAAATTAAATATAGATACATGGAATGAGTCGTGGTAATTGTTTTACATACAGTAGGATAGTTGGTTTAGGTGAGTTTCATGTGATCTTAATAATAAATTATAAACTCATGAAAAAGTTAAAGATATTATTGCTTCTGTCGTTGTTTGGTTTTTTAAGCTTATCAACGTTTTTTGCTTCATGTAGCGATGATGAAGATAAGGGTGCAGATGAAGTGACATTATATAGCTATGGACCTATGCCCATAGCAAGAGGTGCTGAACTTAGATTTATTGGTGACAATCTGGATAAGGTGAGTAGTATAGTACTTCCTCCTGATTTGCAGGTTATAAGTACTGAATTTACGGAACATACTGAAAAAAGTATAAAACTTACTGTGCCTCAGGATGCCGTAGAGGGGTATGTAAATTTGTTGGCTGGAGAAGTGACTGTTACTACAAAAACTAAAATTGGCTTTTCAGAACCCATAGATATAGATGGCTCTTTTACTCCTAAAATCATTAAACCCGGGGGGGTGTTGACCATTGAAGGTGATTATTTGAATTTAGTTGGAGAGGTGATTTTTACAGACCGTATAGCTGTTGATAGTGCTGATTTTATGACGATATCGCGTAAGCAAATTACCTTAATGGTCCCTCCTCAAGCACAAACAGGAAAAATAGCGGTGTCAAATGGGGCCGATGATCCTATCGTAATTTACTCAGAGGATGAGCTAACTGTTACGGTACCCACATTAACAGAACTGTCGCCAAATCCGATTGTCGCAGGTGCTGACTTGCGTATTAAGGGAACAGACTTGGATTTAGTGACAAGTATAGGTTTGGGTGGAGATGTGCAGGTGACAGACTTTACCTTGGAAGAAGATGGTACAGCCATCGGGTTGACTGTACCGATGAATACCCAAGATGGCAACGTTTCGTTGAACCTGGCTTCGAGAATTATTGTGACATCAGCTGAAGAATTGGTGATGGTGGTGCCTACAGTTTCAGTGACACCTACAACCATAAAAAATGGTGCTGTACTCACGGTGACGGGAGAAGATCTTGGTTTAATTAGTGAGGTTGTTTTTGCGGGGGGAGCCAATGGAACCATACAAGAGGGGAGAACCGCAACAGAAATGAAGGTTATAGTGCCTGATGCTGCAATCAGCGGTGAGGTGATTTTTAATACAACAGCTGCTAAAACGGTTTCTGGTGGCGATTTAGTACTGATGGAACCTAGTATTGTGAATATGGCTCCGATATCTGCTAAACCGAATGTGGATGTGGTAATTACCGGGATGGATTTGGATTTAGTTAGTAAAATTAGGTTTGCGGGTAATATGGAAGGGGCCATTGTTTCTCAATCGGAGACGGAAATTGTGGTAACAATACCTGTGGGTTCAGTGACAGGTGTCATCACTTTGATAACCGTGAATGGAACAGAAATCATTTCTTCTGCGAGTTTGGAGGTCCTACAAAATCTACCCACATTTACTTCTTATGGTGAGGCTAAAGGAGTTCCGGGAGAAATATTAACGATTAATGGAATGAACCTGAGTTTGGTGAAAAAAATAATCTTTCCGGGTGGTATAGCAGCTACTGCTTATGGCGAAAAATCAGATAGTCGCATAGAAGTATATGTTCCGGAAGAGGTACCTGTGGGTGTCGGTCGATTGACCATGCTGACCTATGAAGGAGAAGAGGGCTTTTTTCCGGAGATATTTTTGGGTTCTACTGAGCCAGTTGTCGATCCAGACTATGTTTTCTTTGATTTTAACGGATCAGAAAAAGGTAGCTGGTGGGGTAATGCAATGGGCAGTGATGTGTCAAGTGATGCACCAATGGCTGATGGTACACCTTATTGGTCTATAAACGGATACAGTACGCCGGATTATGGCTGGGATGGAGGCTTTTTCTGGAGAAATGGAGGTAATAATATTAAAACAGAAGGTTTGTTAGTGGATAGGGATGTTCTGAAGTTTGATATTAATATTCACGAGCCTGTGCTTGATGGTGAACTACGACTGAACATCAGAGGTGATGATTATGACGCAAATGCTATTTATAAGCCATGGGAAGAGGATCCTTCATTTGTGACGGTTGGATGGATCACTGCAACTATACCACTTACTGAGTTCGGAATTACAGATGCTCAATTACAGGGCCTAACAAAAGATTTTGGTGCTGTATTTATTTCAGGAAGCGCTGTGAAGGTTCATATGGACATCGATAATGTAAGATTTGAAAAAAGGTAGGTGTTGCGATGAGTTCGCTTGAGATCGTAGTAAAAGGGCATTGGTGTTTGTTATGTATGGCTTCATGAATGACCATCGTTTATGAAATTGGATTATGATAGATCATTTTAAAAATAAAGTAGCTCCTGATATGAAGAAAGAGCTACGAAGTATATTGAAATATTGGGCTGAAAATACCATTGATTTTGCGAACGAAGGTTTTGTAGGTGAGCTGGATGCATATGGACATAGAAATGTAAAGGCTGATAAAAGTGCAGTGTTGAATACTCGCTTGCTCTATACGTTTTCGGCTGCTTATATCTTTTTTAAAGAATCTGTTTATTTAAAAATAGCAGAAAAGGCTTATGGCTACTTGCTTCGGTACTTCTGGGATTATAAAAACGGAGGATTGTTTTGGTCGGTAGATGCCAAAGGAGTGGTGACCGATAACCATAAGCAGGCTTATGCACAGGGCTTTGGTATATATGGTTTTACAGAATATTATAAAGCAACAGGTTGTAAAGAAAGTCTTGAATGTGCCATTGGATTATTTCAATTGCTGGAATTTAAATTTAAGGATAAAGAATTTGGGGGGTATATGGAAGCCTTGTCAAATGACTGGCTTCCGTTGGAGGATATGCGCTTAAGTAGTAAGGATGCCAATGAACCCAAATCTATGAATACTCACTTGCATATTATAGAACCTTATACGGAGCTTTATAAGGTGTGGCCTCGTAAGCGTTTGAAAAATAGTATAGAAGACTTGTTGTTTATTTTTAAAGATAAGATCGTGGATGGTAATACATTTCATTTTAACTTGTTTTTTGAACGGGACTGGTCGGTAAAATCCAATATCGTGTCCTATGGTCACGATATTGAAGGCGCATGGTTGTTGAATGAAGCCGCTCAGGTAATTCAGGATCAAGAAATGATGGTTCAGGTGAGGGAGCTGTCCTTGAAAATAGCGAATGCTACAATGTTGGATGGTTTAGATGAGGACGGTAGTGTTTTTTATGAGATGCAGGGTAATTGTTTAGATAAGGATAAACATTGGTGGCCACAAGCCGAAGCATTGGTTGGATTTTTGGACGCTTACCAAAATTTTAGTGATGAAAAGTATCTGAAAGCTGTCGAAAAAGTATGGGTGTTTATCCTTTATTATATGAGAGATAAGGAGTATGGCGAATGGTTTTGGAAAGTGGATGAGGAGGGGGTGCCAGATAGATTACTGCCTAAAGTGGGATTTTGGAAGTGCCCGTATCATAACGCAAGAGCCCTTATGGAAGCCATTAGACGCATTAGTATGATATGAAGATGTATCGCGAACAACAGGTTATATATCTTAGGTATTTAATTGTTTCTGTATAATATAGAAAGATAAAAACGAAATTTTTATTAAACCCGGATGATGTATTAGAACTTTGTTATAGATCTTCTAATGCATTTGTCGGGTTAAAATGAGCTGCAATAGGTTTTAAGTAGTAATGTTATTTTTTGAAGGTTTAATGTGAAATTAGAATTTTTATGAAATATATTTTTTGTATAACAATGGCCGTTATGCTGGCTTGTTGTTCGGCATGTGAAAAGTCCGATAAGACAGAAAAGGCGGCACCGGAATTTAAATCAAGCATGCCGGCGGATGGAGCTCAGGATGTTTATCTGGATACGGATGTTAAAGTGGTATTTGATGAGGTTGTGACATTGGCTCCAGATCATGGAATAACCATTAATAATTCAGCAGCCAATGTTGAAGTGTCATTTACTACATTGGTTTTTACAGTCGATTTACAAAGTAATACCACTTATCAAATTATCATTCCTCAAGGTAGTGTTGTGAATACTTTTGGAGTGCCATTATCCACTGATATAAAGATTTCGTTTGCAACCAAAGAAATAAATGTTTCTAATAGCGAAGATATGGAATTTGTGGCCGATATGGGAGTGGGTTGGAATTTAGGTAATACTTTGGATACGAAACATAAGGATAAAACTAACTGGGGTAATCCAGCAGTAACCAAAGCGCTCATAGATGCTGTAAGAGCCAAGGGATTTAAAACATTAAGGCTGCCGGTTACCTGGCAGTATAATATGGGGAGTTCGCCTGATTACGTAATTGAGCCTGATTTTTTAAACAGAGTAGAAGAGGTAGTAAACTATGGTTTAGATAATGATATGTACGTGATTGTGAATATTCACCATGATGAAGATTGGATTATTCCAACGTATGAGCGGCTGGATAATGTTAAAGAGCAGCTTGTAAGAGTCTGGACGCAAATTGCAGCGCATTTTAAGACCTATGACGACAAACTTATCTTTGAAACATTGAATGAACCGCGCCTTATCGGTTCTAATCAAGAGTGGACCGGGGGAACAGCAGAAGGGAGAGACTGTGTGAATCAGCTGCATCGTGTGGCAGTGGAAGCCATAAGGGCTACGGGAGATAATAATGCCAGTAGGTATATAATGATATCGCCCTATGCTGCATCTTCGAGTCAAGTGGCAATTGAGAGCTTTCAGTTACCCACTTCAACAAGGCTTATTGTTTCTGTGCATAGTTATTTTCCATATACCTTTGCTTTGGCTGAGGATAATTATGTTACAAGTTGGGGTACTGAGGCAGAACAACAAGCCCTAGATGCAGAACTGAATCGTTTGGTGGATCAATTTATTGACCAGGGAATTCCAGTGGTTATGGGTGAGTGGGGAAGTTTAAATCACGGCAATTTAGAGGATAGAACAAGACATGCGGCTTATTATAGCACAGCTTGTTTGAGCAGAGGTATTCCTTCTATTTGGTGGGATAATGGAAATTTAAGTGAGTTTGGACTGATAGATAGAACTACTTATCAATGGGCTTATATCGACATAGCAAATGCTATTGTAGAACATTAATAATGTATTAAAACATCTACTAAAGATTAAAATGGTAATGTAAGATCTTGAGATAGGAACATCATAGAATATCTTTTTTTGTTATAAAGTTATTAATCATTAATACGAAGGTTAGTGAATCTTACAGAATGACGGAATAACGTATTAAATGAGTAGTTTTAGATAATAGATGCATTTGCTTAAAATTATGAGTCACTGTAGTTTTGTAATGAAACCTTTATAGAAAATTTTATTTCAAGTTTGAATTATTCAGCTTCTTCAACTGTTGGCAGGTTAGAAAAAATATATGTTCAGAAGTGGATTCATTTTGGTTTTTTACAGTCTATTCAGTCATGGTCAGAGTATAGAAGGACGGGTATCCTAAGTTGACTTTTGAAGAGGACTCCAAGTCGGGTTATGAATTGCCCCCGTCAAGCTTATTATACCCGGATGATGAAAAATCTTATAATTCGAATAATTATAGTGCAGTTAAAGACCAGGATACCAGAGATACAAATATCTTTTGGGATGTGGAATAAGTTTTATTTTTATTAATTATTGTTTATGTAAGAGACCCTTCGAAGTGTTGGGTCTCTTTGTTCTGTATGAAAATGAGAAAGATTATTTTATTATTATGGATTGTATCATTTCAACTATTTGTTGTTGCTCAGGGCAAAACAAATAACAATGTTGGAAGGGTAGTGTATGAGAAGTTTATTAATGGAGCTGTTCAAAGCCATGAAGACAGATTTATTCTGGAGTTTGCTAATGATATTGCCAAGTGTTGGATAGATAATACCAATAGCGATTTGTTGCCAGAGGTGCCATTGAAATTTAATTATTTGGATTATGAAAATGAAAAATTGTATCAGCAAGCTATATTTCAGGGAAAGGATACTTGCTACAAAGAAAGTGACTTTGTAAATTTGGATGAGTATAAACCAGAAGGTAAATTGGTGAAGATATTAGGTTATGAATGCCAAAAATATGTAGGTTCTTCATTTTCAAATAGAATAGAAATATGGGTCGCTAAAGAGGTTGGTATAAAAGGAACCCCTTTCCTGGGAACTCCGCATAAAGAAGGACTGGTTCTTAAATATATTAGAAATGGGAATTATGGTTGGGAAGCAAGGGATGTGAAGATAAAGAAGTCCAAAAAAATGATAAACCCAGAGCCAATGAATTTGGGCGTTAAAGTAAATGCGCAAGACTTTGATAAGCGCCTGCGCAATGCTTTAGTAAAGGATGTTTCTTTGTTTTCAAATCAGGTGATTAATTGGGGAGATAAAATAGAAAATGCCCATGAAGAGTACTTAGATACTGTTTATCGGTTTGCCGGGGGTACAGTGCTTGCTAAAAAAGTGAAATTGCCCAAAGTACCTTTGGGAACTCCGGTTTTTGCAGAGCTTATAGAAAAATCAAATGGTGATGCCTATGATCGTACAGGGTCTGTTTTCGTAATACCCGTGAATAAAGAAAAGAGCTTTTTAGATGGCTTGAGGAATGGTGTTGATTACTTGCCTGAATATATGAGTGGTGAAGGTAAAAAGTATCATGGGGTAGTTGTTAATGATGAATTTGAGCCTTTGATTGAATTGATGCGTTTTTTTACTCCCTTTGGGGTGAATTACTTTAATGAGAAACGTGATGTGGGAATCAAATGGGCAGACTCTGCTGTGTATAAAATGGATGTAAGCCATTTATTACCTGTATTACAAGATGAATGTTGGATAGGAATGTATATAGGTAACTACGCCAAGGGAGGTCATTGTGTAAACTTAAATCTTAAGTATTACCTTGATGAAAAAAAGAATAATGCCCAAAAAAAATACTGGATTCAACCCGTGTTTAATACGGTAAATGTGATGGAAATGGTTGGGCAAAAATATGGAACTATGTTTCGGAATGATACTTTAACCGTAGATTTTGAAGTGCCCAAAGGTGTGAAAAATATTCAATTTCAGTATATAACTACGGGGCATGGTGGTTGGAAACAGGGGGATGAATTTGTTCCTAAAGAAAATAAAGTATTTCTTGATGGAAAGTCCTTTTTTAACTTTACACCTTGGAGAGTAGATTGTGGAACTTATCGTAGGCTTAATCCTGCATCAGGAAATTTTAAAAATGGAATGTCATCGTCTGATTATAGTAGATCTGGTTGGTGTCCTGGAACTGTTGCGAACCCATTTTTTATGCATTTAAATGGTTTATCTCCAGGGAAACATCGCATACAAGTTTATATCCCTCTGGGAGAACCAGAAGGAAATATGTTTAGTGCATGGAATATATCAGGTGTCTTTGTAGGTGAGATGGAGGAATAGTATAGCCTTAGAAAAATAAATTTAGACATGTGAAACGAGCCATGTGTTTTTTTTTACACTCAGAAGTGTGATTAATTCTGGCGAGTTTCATATGACCATTGAAAGAAATATATAATCATATGAAAGTATTTTTATTTGCAGTTGCTACCCTTTTTATAACATCATGTCATTTTACATCATCTAAATTAAAGATGATCGATGTAAGTAATGAAATTATTTCTCCTCAAAAATATATTGTATGTAAAGCTGAAGGTTCAATAAAAATTGATGGTCTAGCAGATGATGAAGCATGGAAGAATGTACCGTTTACTAATTCTTTTATCGATATAGAAGGTGTGAAAACACCTAAATTTGATACCAAAGTAAAAATGCTTTGGGATGAACAGTATTTTTATGTTTATTCTACGATGCAGGAACCACATATTTGGGGTGATCTGTATCAGCGTGATACTGTTATTTTTTATAATAATGATTTTGAGGTGTTTATAGATCCATCAATGGATACATATCATTATGGTGAGATTGAAATAAATGCGTTAAATACAGTGTGGGATTTGAAACTGGATAAACCATACAGAGTGGGAGGTAATGCGGACAATAGCTGGAATCTGAATGAGCTGGTATCAGCGGTGAAGATTTACGGAACTTTAAATAATCCCAATGATATTGATAGTTGCTGGAATGTTGAAATGGCAATCCCCATTGATAAATTGATGAAATTAAAAGATAGCAATGAGGATCATCCTAAAGAAGGTGAACAATGGAAAGTAAATTTTTCACGTGTGGAGTGGGATTTTGATGTCGTTCATGGATGTTATGACCGTAAAAAAAATAAGGGCAAATACCTCCCGGAGTATAATTGGGTTTGGAGTAATCAAGGTGTGATAAATATGCATGAACCTGAAAAATGGGGTGTTGTTCAGTTTACAGATAGTACAATGCCTAATGATAGTTTTTTTATGAAAGATGCAGATTTTTTGTATAAACAAGTGGCCTACGCCTTATTTAGAAAGACGCAATTTGGAGACTTAAAAGGTTTGTTAGCCAAGTCTTCTGGATATACTGAAGATTTTATAATTAAAACAGGTGTTTTAAATGTTTCTGCAAATTATGTCAAGAAAGAAGGGGATTTTTATTTCACCATTTCTTCTCCATCAAATACTTATGTGATCAGTAGTAACGGATATTTAAATATTAATTAATTTTTATGAAAGCCGCAATTTTTGCTATTTTATTGGCACTTTTAATTAGTTGTAATGCTGTCAAAGACGCTGAGAAAAAGATATTTGATGTTGATCCTATTGAAATGAAAAATCCAGAACTGAGCACCGAGTGGCGCCAATATCGTTTAAATGCTGTTACTCGTTTAGTGAATGAGTTAGTAGTGATAGCACATGAAAGTGGCAATAAGTTAAGCGCAGCTGTGTTTCCTTTTCCTGAGATGTCACGTCAGATGGTGCGTCAGGCATGGAATGATTGGAATTTAGATGCTGCTTATCCAATGCTTTATCAGAATTTTTACCGACAGAATATCAATTGGATAGGCTTTGCTTCGGAACAGGCTGTTAATGATGTGGATTTTCCTATAGTTGCCGGCTTATTTGAACCTGCCTTTAACAATGCAAAAGCGTTTGAACAAGGTATTCGCCTGGCTAAAGAAAAAGGAGCAAGTGGAGTGTCTGTATTTACAGCTGACGGCTTGAGTATTGAGATGCAACAGGTTATTAAGAAACTTAGCAAGGAGCTTTAGACTCATTGATGAATAAATGACTGCTCTTTTGGTTTTGGATGACAGAGCCAAAGGAGCAGGTTGTTTTTAGTGTTTGGAGGCAATTATAATCGATTAATGATGTTTTACTTTGCTGGGCGGGTATCCAAACATCATTTTAAATTGTTTTGAGAAATACTTGGCATCGGTATATCCTATTTTAAAAGCTGCGTCGGCAACGGTGTATCCTTTTTGTAATAGTTCTAATGCAATCTTAAGTTTTACTTGCCGTATGTATTCCAAAGGACTAAGACCGGTGAGGCCTTTTACTTTGTTATAAAACACGGTTCTACTAACAAAAAAGTGCTCTGCTACGCCCTCAACACCTAAGTCCTTTGAATAATTTGTTTCGATGTATTTCATTAAGTCTTGCATAAACTTTTCGTCTTTGGTATTAACTTTTAACGTTTTAGGGTCTATGGTTTTGTTGTCTCGGAACTTAGAGATCACTAGTTTACGTTGTTTTATAAGACTATGTATAACTGCTTTCAGGTAGCTGGAATTTAGTGGTTTGGTGATGTATGCTTCTGCTCCTGTTTCAAATCCCGAAATTTTGTCCCTTGTATCACATTTGGCAGTCATCATAATGATGGGTATATGGCAAGTGCTAAAATTCTCCTTTAATTTTTTAGTCATCTCAATGCCATCTAACTCAGGCATCATAATGTCTGTAATGATTACATCCGGATTATGAACTTCTGCCAGTTGAAGTCCTTGAATACCGTTACCGGCGACAAAACAATTGTAGTTATATGATAACTTATCTTTGATATAGCTAGCAATGGATGTATTATCTTCCACAATAAGTATTGTATCTATATTTTTATCAATAGGTTTTTGTTCCAGATGTTGAGGATTCATGATTAGTTCCTCATCATGATTTGCTACAGGGCTTATATTTGTGTTTTCTATGGCAGAAACGTTTGCTTTTTCCAAAATTACCTGCTTGTTTAATGGCAGTGATAAGCAAAAGGTACTACCCTTGCCTACTTCTGATTTTAGCTCGATATTGCCTCCATGGAGTTTAGCCAATTCAAATGCCAAAGAAAGTCCAATGCCACTGCTCATATTGCTGTTATTGTTAAGAATAACATAACGACTAAAGATATCTGCTATATGATCGTTGGGTATACCCGGACCTTCATCAATTACTTGTATTTTTGCTGTATCTGCTTCTGTATCTGTAAAAATGGTAATGCTTACTTGTTTGCCACGTGGGGTGTATTTTAAGGCATTGGAAATGAGATTGTATAAAATGCTGTCTATCTGAATGATATCTGCCCATATGTTTATTCTTTCATGATATGGGTTGATTTTAAATCGAATACCATTGTGTTTAGCCAGTGGAATAAAGCTAGTGTAGATATCCTGTGCAAATTCGTTTAAATCAATTTCCTGAACCTTCAGGGTCATCTTATTGTTTTGAATTCGTCTAAAATCAAGGAGTTGGTTCACCAACTGTAGCATTCTTTTGGTATTTTTACGCATGAGTATGAGCTGCTTTTGAATATGCTCACCAATAGTGTTTTCTTCTAAAATATCTTCTAATGGCCCTAATATTAGTGTTAAAGGGGTGCGTATTTCATGGGAGATGTTGGTGAAGAAACGAAGTTTTAGCTCATTTATTTTTTTCTCAAGTAGTAAATCATTTCTGTATTTTTGAACTCTTAATACAATGGAGCGAACTATCATTAGCAGCATTATTAATATGATGGCATAAATGCTGTATGCCCAAAAGCTTTTCCACCAGGGAGGTAATATTTCAATAGTAAGTGTTTTATAGTGGGTGGTCCACTGTCCGTTTCTATTTGTGTTTTTTACCATGAATGTATACATTCCATGGGGTAGATTGGTATATGTAGCCTTTGTTTGATTGCCTACATAGTTCCAATCGTGTTCGAATCCCTTAAGAATAAAGGCGTATTGCGTTTTTTCCGGATCCAGAAAGTCCAAGGCTCTGTATTGGATACTGAAACTGGATTGCTTATGTGATAGCTGGATTTCTTTTGTAAAGGTAATGCTTTTGTTAAGTGGCGATTTGCTTTTCCCTATCACAACATCTTTATTGAATAATTGAAAGTTAGTAAATTCTATGTTGCATTGTATATTGGGTATGTCAATCATATTGGGATGCAGTAACTCTATTCCATGTGTGCCACCAAATAATAATGCGCCATCCTTTAGTTTGCAACTTGTGTTTTCTGAGAAACTATTAAAGGACAGACCGTTTTTGGTATTGAAAATCTCAATGCTATGTTTTTCATTATCATATCTATTGAGCCCATATTCTGTACTGAACCAAATTTTATGGTTTAGGTCTTCTAAGATGCCAAAAACGGCATTGTTTGACAATCCATTGCCTTTGCTTGTTAGGGTTGAAAAAATAGGTGAATCGCATAGGGGTAACTGGATTGTGCTGACACCACCTCCAGAGGTGCCAAACCATAACCGTTTTTTGGAGTCTTCATATATTTCAATGATGTCATTGTAGTTAAGAGAATTATCTGAGTTGATATCCTTAAAGAAACTCCTGAACTTTATGTTGTGGTTGCTAAGGCTGTCCATTGGTAGTACGTTTAGCCCAAATGATGTAGCTACCCAAATATTAGAGTCGGTATCAACTTCTATATCACGTACCAGGTTATTGGATAGGGTACTGTTATTCGAATTATAGTTTTCAAATTCTAGTGAATTGATCGTGTGTGCATTGGTAATGCTTATGCCATTTCCAAAAGTACCTATCCAAATATTGTGGAGAGGGTCTTGTTTGATGCTGTATATGTTATTGTTACACAATGAATAAGGATTTTTGGCTGCGTGCTGGTAATTGATGAACCGAAGGTGCGTATAGTCAGTTGTTTTTGGGGGTAAGGGACTTGTACTTACGAATAAACCGTGGCCTTTACTTCCGATCCAAACATAATGGTTGTTGTCGAAAAAAATGGTGTAAATATTGGTGTTTGTAAAGCCTGGGGCTATAGGCTTATTGGCGTCGTATCGAATAACTTCTTGTAAATCTTCATCAATAACATATAATTCGCCGCTTTTGGTTCCTGTCCATATGCAACCGTTGGGGTCTTGGGTGATGGATCTTACTAAAT comes from the Saccharicrinis fermentans DSM 9555 = JCM 21142 genome and includes:
- a CDS encoding hybrid sensor histidine kinase/response regulator transcription factor — encoded protein: MRNIKKQFLLYTILIISLISNAQDIYRFEHFDTKDGLSQSSVSSILCDKKGFLWIGTRNGLNRYDGFNFKIYNQQSEGKNNFTNNRIIKLWQDSLDYIWLETYDHYFHSFNPRREVFTSFPDYNDPDFNKVKQSSFFLQYSTNEVWVGTSGRGIYYLKHQPSDDAYERFRISDKGRYTITNNNVRFILADKDSNIWVGTQHGINLLPHKDFRKNTFNFQHLFIHYSFHSAVETNQEIWFSTEKYGIVVYNKNTSSYRILSNSNSSFIQSNHILKLFKSPSQDIFIASKNHGLTMVHPSNHKWKNIDIHGYNVDNIYFDYYNNAWITTDKYGLTRYDITKDTSETYQIAKHKAITDLERHVFYEDRDSNLWIGLHGGALSFYDRKNNTFINHSNELSNDHSIASDIVHCITEDKTGLMWVGTGQYKGGLEKVIKKNPAFHHILLKKNIQQITDNLVRSITQDPNGCIWTGTKSGELYVIDEDLQEVIRYDANKPIAPGFTNTNIYTIFFDNNHYVWIGSKGHGLFVSTSPLPPKTTDYTHLRFINYQHAAKNPYSLCNNNIYSIKQDPLHNIWIGTFGNGISITNAHTINSLEFENYNSNNSTLSNNLVRDIEVDTDSNIWVATSFGLNVLPMDSLSNHNIKFRSFFKDINSDNSLNYNDIIEIYEDSKKRLWFGTSGGGVSTIQLPLCDSPIFSTLTSKGNGLSNNAVFGILEDLNHKIWFSTEYGLNRYDNEKHSIEIFNTKNGLSFNSFSENTSCKLKDGALLFGGTHGIELLHPNMIDIPNIQCNIEFTNFQLFNKDVVIGKSKSPLNKSITFTKEIQLSHKQSSFSIQYRALDFLDPEKTQYAFILKGFEHDWNYVGNQTKATYTNLPHGMYTFMVKNTNRNGQWTTHYKTLTIEILPPWWKSFWAYSIYAIILIMLLMIVRSIVLRVQKYRNDLLLEKKINELKLRFFTNISHEIRTPLTLILGPLEDILEENTIGEHIQKQLILMRKNTKRMLQLVNQLLDFRRIQNNKMTLKVQEIDLNEFAQDIYTSFIPLAKHNGIRFKINPYHERINIWADIIQIDSILYNLISNALKYTPRGKQVSITIFTDTEADTAKIQVIDEGPGIPNDHIADIFSRYVILNNNSNMSSGIGLSLAFELAKLHGGNIELKSEVGKGSTFCLSLPLNKQVILEKANVSAIENTNISPVANHDEELIMNPQHLEQKPIDKNIDTILIVEDNTSIASYIKDKLSYNYNCFVAGNGIQGLQLAEVHNPDVIITDIMMPELDGIEMTKKLKENFSTCHIPIIMMTAKCDTRDKISGFETGAEAYITKPLNSSYLKAVIHSLIKQRKLVISKFRDNKTIDPKTLKVNTKDEKFMQDLMKYIETNYSKDLGVEGVAEHFFVSRTVFYNKVKGLTGLSPLEYIRQVKLKIALELLQKGYTVADAAFKIGYTDAKYFSKQFKMMFGYPPSKVKHH